In Solanum lycopersicum chromosome 5, SLM_r2.1, the following are encoded in one genomic region:
- the LOC138348865 gene encoding uncharacterized mitochondrial protein AtMg00860-like, which yields MEKCKFAQQELNFFGHLVSKNKVLMDPKKVQAIVDWQAPHHVKDLSLFLGLANYYRKFIANNSKRAASLTDLLKKDTKWNAIESEPDLKLPDFELPFEVHSDASYKAIGGVLVQERQPVAF from the exons ATGGAAAAGTGTAAGTTTGCTCAACAggagttaaatttttttgggcATCTTGTTAGTAAAAACAAAGTTCTAATGGATCCTAAGAAAGTGCAAGCCATTGTTGATTGGCAGGCACCTCATCATGTGAAGGATTTGAGTTTGTTTCTTGGCTTGGCTAACTATTACAGAAAATTCATTGCTAATAACTCAAAAAGGGCAGCGTCTTTGACAGACTTGTTGAAGAAGGATACGAAGTGG AATGCTATTGAATCTGAACCAGATCTCAAATTACCTGATTTTGAGTTACCATTTGAAGTGCACAGTGATGCGTCATACAAAGCAATTGGTGGCGTATTAGTGCAGGAACGTCAACCTGTGGCCTTTTAA